One window from the genome of bacterium encodes:
- a CDS encoding type II toxin-antitoxin system YafQ family toxin, protein MRILLQTSRFKKDIRRQLKRGKDREKMVAVTRLLAAQGSLPPDYKPHPLQGEWKGTDECHIEPDWLLVYAVTESSIILHRTGTHADLFE, encoded by the coding sequence ATGAGGATTCTTCTTCAAACAAGCCGGTTCAAGAAAGATATCCGGCGTCAGTTAAAACGGGGGAAAGATCGAGAGAAGATGGTGGCCGTCACGCGCTTGCTTGCGGCTCAAGGCAGCCTTCCCCCGGACTACAAGCCTCACCCCCTTCAAGGGGAGTGGAAAGGAACCGACGAATGCCATATCGAACCCGACTGGCTCCTCGTCTATGCCGTCACGGAATCCAGTATTATCCTCCACCGCACCGGCACCCATGCCGATCTTTTTGAATAA
- a CDS encoding type II toxin-antitoxin system RelB/DinJ family antitoxin, protein MAKTATVRARMEPSLKRRGEAVLSRIGLSPTDAVTLFYTQVTLNQGLPFSTNIPNAETAKVIRDARKGRGLLKPKSFDAWEKELRAMRA, encoded by the coding sequence ATGGCAAAAACCGCAACGGTACGAGCCCGCATGGAACCCTCGCTCAAGCGCAGGGGAGAGGCGGTGCTTTCGAGAATCGGCCTCTCCCCGACGGATGCCGTTACGCTCTTCTATACGCAAGTAACCCTCAACCAAGGACTCCCGTTCAGTACCAATATCCCCAACGCCGAAACCGCAAAAGTCATCCGCGATGCCCGTAAGGGCCGCGGGCTGCTGAAGCCGAAATCGTTCGATGCATGGGAGAAGGAGTTGCGCGCTATGCGCGCATGA
- a CDS encoding bifunctional 5,10-methylenetetrahydrofolate dehydrogenase/5,10-methenyltetrahydrofolate cyclohydrolase: MILDGKRLAADILSRARARSEQLGRMPTLRVVACGGNAATASYLKIKEKRAAEAGIGMIVQTLPETATTTELIAAVTAATEDALIVQLPLPATVDTQAVLDAIPVEKDADVLSSAARARFERGEDGALLPPVVGAVAEIVRGVSIAGKKAVVIGNGWLVGAPVATWLNRQGADVSIATIETAPEELARMLSGADIIVAGAGSAGLVKPEIIKEGVILIDAGTSESGGVIRGDADPAGAEKCSLFTPVPGGVGPVAVAKLFENVIELAEYS; the protein is encoded by the coding sequence ATGATTCTCGACGGAAAGAGACTCGCAGCGGATATACTCTCGCGCGCCAGAGCGCGTTCCGAACAGCTCGGACGCATGCCGACGCTTCGCGTGGTTGCCTGCGGGGGCAATGCCGCGACGGCGTCGTATCTTAAGATCAAAGAAAAGCGCGCCGCGGAGGCCGGTATCGGGATGATCGTGCAGACGCTCCCGGAGACCGCGACCACAACCGAGCTCATCGCCGCGGTCACGGCCGCTACGGAAGACGCGCTCATCGTACAGCTTCCGCTTCCGGCCACGGTCGATACGCAGGCGGTACTCGACGCGATTCCTGTGGAAAAAGACGCTGACGTGCTTTCGTCCGCGGCCCGGGCGCGGTTTGAAAGAGGAGAAGACGGCGCGCTCCTGCCGCCGGTCGTCGGCGCGGTCGCGGAAATAGTGAGGGGCGTATCGATAGCGGGGAAGAAGGCTGTAGTCATAGGGAATGGCTGGCTGGTCGGCGCTCCGGTTGCGACATGGCTTAACCGCCAAGGTGCGGACGTTTCCATAGCGACCATCGAAACGGCTCCGGAAGAGCTCGCGCGCATGCTTTCCGGCGCGGACATTATCGTCGCGGGCGCGGGTTCCGCGGGGCTTGTGAAGCCTGAGATAATCAAGGAGGGAGTCATCCTTATCGATGCGGGCACCTCCGAGTCCGGCGGCGTTATAAGGGGAGATGCCGATCCGGCGGGTGCCGAAAAATGTTCTCTTTTTACGCCCGTCCCGGGAGGAGTGGGTCCGGTCGCCGTTGCGAAACTGTTTGAGAACGTTATCGAGCTCGCCGAATACTCTTAG
- a CDS encoding NAD-dependent epimerase/dehydratase family protein, producing the protein MKRTILITGAAGYVGAMLVERFAKREDIGRIIGVDKEPLPELLAKEPKLLYIEANTSDGTWQERARAERPDIVIHTAWQIREVYGDHALTWKWNIDGSDAVFDFALGEPSVERLIHFSTVASYGAYPDNSTGHRYAEDEPFRKMDYLYAEEKRIAEEHLEEKYAKSDKRVNVAVVRPAAITGPRGRFMRIRFGLQAALSGQLKDSFAYRLVSGMVSFVPVTPKWLRQFIHEDDVVGIVERLAFGEPVKGYEVFNICPPGPVVLGPDMAKAVGKRLLPVYPWMVRFPFFVFWHLSRGKIPTGKGAWKSYSYPIAVDGSKVTRELGYAYAYPSFDAFYYTNGAYESFVPESARRHK; encoded by the coding sequence ATGAAGCGCACGATACTCATCACCGGGGCGGCAGGGTATGTAGGCGCCATGCTCGTCGAACGCTTCGCGAAGCGCGAGGACATCGGACGCATCATCGGCGTCGATAAAGAACCGCTTCCGGAACTGCTCGCCAAGGAACCGAAGCTTCTCTATATAGAGGCCAATACTTCCGACGGGACCTGGCAGGAGCGGGCGCGGGCGGAAAGGCCGGATATCGTGATCCACACCGCGTGGCAGATACGGGAGGTGTACGGCGATCATGCGCTTACGTGGAAGTGGAATATCGACGGATCCGACGCGGTATTCGATTTCGCGCTCGGCGAACCTTCGGTCGAGCGCCTGATCCATTTCTCCACCGTCGCTTCCTATGGCGCGTATCCCGACAACTCGACCGGACACCGGTATGCGGAAGACGAGCCGTTCCGAAAAATGGACTATCTATATGCGGAAGAGAAGAGGATTGCCGAGGAGCATCTCGAAGAGAAATATGCGAAAAGCGATAAGCGGGTGAACGTCGCCGTCGTGCGCCCCGCGGCCATCACGGGCCCCCGCGGGCGGTTCATGCGTATCCGGTTCGGGCTTCAGGCCGCGCTTTCGGGGCAGCTCAAGGATTCCTTCGCCTATCGTCTCGTCTCCGGCATGGTTTCCTTTGTTCCGGTCACGCCTAAGTGGCTCCGGCAGTTCATACACGAGGACGACGTCGTCGGTATCGTCGAGCGTCTCGCGTTTGGCGAACCGGTCAAGGGATACGAGGTCTTCAATATCTGCCCTCCGGGTCCGGTTGTTCTCGGGCCCGATATGGCGAAGGCGGTGGGGAAGCGGCTGCTTCCCGTATATCCGTGGATGGTGCGCTTCCCGTTTTTCGTATTTTGGCATCTTTCGCGCGGGAAGATTCCGACCGGCAAGGGGGCCTGGAAAAGCTATTCGTATCCCATCGCGGTCGACGGCTCGAAAGTTACGAGGGAACTCGGATATGCATATGCTTACCCGAGCTTCGACGCCTTCTATTACACCAACGGCGCGTACGAGTCGTTCGTGCCCGAAAGCGCGCGCCGCCACAAATGA